Proteins from a genomic interval of Nerophis lumbriciformis linkage group LG01, RoL_Nlum_v2.1, whole genome shotgun sequence:
- the LOC133615903 gene encoding high choriolytic enzyme 1-like: MSPFASLLMLLLLGLARAQQDMDEEFSGNDEETIDITTAILTTNNGTSELLMEGDMLLPQTRNALRCLSNSCLWKKSFNGLVTIPYIISPQFSGMERQKIENAIKAFHGRSCIRFVPRRNEHDFISVENKGGCFAALGRQGGMQVLSLNRQGCIYHGIIQHEFLHALGFQHEQTRSDRDSYVRIIWENIDRQMAFNFDKKNTNNLNTPYDYSSIMHYGRTAFSINGRDTIVPFNGANIGQRQGMSRVDITRLNILYGC, translated from the coding sequence ATGAGTCCCTTTGCCAGTCTGCTGATGCTCCTCTTGCTTGGCCTCGCTCGGGCTCAACAGGACATGGATGAAGAATTCTCAGGAAATGACGAGGAGACCATTGACATTACCACCGCAATTCTGACCACCAACAATGGCACAAGTGAGTTACTAATGGAAGGAGACATGCTGCTTCCCCAAACCAGAAATGCCCTGAGGTGCTTGTCCAATAGCTGCCTGTGGAAGAAATCTTTCAACGGCTTGGTGACGATCCCCTATATCATTAGTCCTCAATTCAGCGGCATGGAGAGGCAGAAGATTGAGAATGCAATTAAGGCTTTCCACGGCAGGTCCTGCATCCGCTTCGTCCCTCGGCGCAATGAACACGACTTCATCAGCGTTGAGAACAAAGGTGGCTGCTTCGCAGCTCTGGGCAGACAGGGAGGGATGCAGGTGCTGTCACTCAACCGTCAAGGCTGCATCTACCACGGCATCATCCAGCATGAGTTCCTTCATGCTCTGGGCTTCCAGCACGAGCAGACCAGAAGCGACCGTGACAGCTATGTCAGAATCATCTGGGAGAACATCGACCGACAGATGGCCTTCAACTTCGACAAGAAGAACACCAACAACCTGAACACACCCTATGACTACTCCTCCATCATGCACTATGGAAGAACAGCCTTCAGCATCAATGGGAGAGACACCATCGTCCCCTTTAACGGCGCCAATATCGGCCAGAGGCAGGGCATGTCCAGAGTTGACATCACAAGGCTCAACATACTTTATGGCTGCTAA